In a single window of the Candidatus Eisenbacteria bacterium genome:
- a CDS encoding type II secretion system F family protein: MPVYVWKGRTVGGEIQSGELTLDSQDEVLSALRKRRIIITSVREKPKEIKLGLPKFGTGVSTRDLAIFTRQFATMINAGLPLVQCLDILSKQTEKENFRVIIAQTMREVEAGTTLAEALAKKENNGVFDELFVNMVEAGEAGGILDDILQRLATFIEKAEALRRKIQGAMVYPAVVMTVAVLATAFMLIFIIPTFARMFTAFGGDLPLPTKIVMGLSSFLRSYWWAILGGLVAFAFLLKRYHETEKGRMQLDKLMLKVPVLGDVVRKGAVARFTRTLGTLISSGVPILTGLEITARTAGNRVIQEAIMAARASIREGETISAPLRQSNVFPPMVVQMISVGEETGALDDMLTRIADFYDSEVDTAVEALTSLIEPIMIVFMGTVVGGMVIAMYLPMFKLINVVAGGH, translated from the coding sequence GTGCCGGTATACGTCTGGAAGGGCCGCACCGTCGGAGGGGAGATCCAGTCCGGGGAGCTGACGCTCGACTCCCAGGACGAGGTGCTCTCCGCGCTGCGGAAGAGGCGGATCATCATCACCTCGGTCCGCGAGAAGCCGAAGGAGATCAAGCTCGGGCTCCCGAAGTTCGGAACCGGCGTCTCCACGCGGGACCTCGCGATCTTCACCCGGCAGTTCGCCACGATGATCAACGCGGGCCTCCCGCTCGTCCAGTGTCTCGACATCCTCTCGAAGCAGACCGAGAAGGAGAACTTCCGCGTCATCATCGCCCAGACCATGCGGGAGGTGGAGGCCGGGACGACCCTCGCCGAGGCGCTCGCGAAGAAGGAGAACAACGGCGTCTTCGACGAGCTCTTCGTGAACATGGTCGAGGCCGGCGAGGCGGGCGGTATCCTCGACGACATCCTCCAGCGCCTCGCCACCTTCATCGAGAAGGCCGAGGCCCTGCGCCGGAAGATCCAGGGCGCGATGGTGTACCCGGCCGTCGTCATGACCGTCGCCGTGCTCGCCACCGCGTTCATGCTCATCTTCATCATCCCGACCTTCGCGCGGATGTTCACCGCGTTCGGCGGCGACCTGCCGCTCCCGACCAAGATCGTCATGGGACTCTCGTCGTTCCTCCGCTCGTACTGGTGGGCGATCCTGGGCGGCCTCGTGGCCTTCGCGTTCCTGCTGAAGCGCTATCACGAGACCGAGAAGGGCCGCATGCAGCTCGACAAGCTCATGCTCAAGGTCCCGGTGCTGGGCGACGTCGTGCGGAAGGGCGCCGTCGCGCGCTTCACCCGGACGCTCGGGACCCTGATCTCCTCGGGCGTGCCGATCCTCACCGGCCTCGAGATCACCGCCCGGACCGCGGGAAACCGCGTGATCCAGGAGGCGATCATGGCCGCGCGCGCGTCGATCCGCGAGGGCGAGACCATCTCCGCGCCGCTCCGCCAGTCCAACGTCTTTCCGCCGATGGTGGTGCAGATGATCTCCGTGGGCGAGGAGACCGGAGCGCTGGACGACATGCTCACGCGCATCGCGGACTTCTACGACTCGGAAGTGGACACGGCGGTGGAAGCCCTCACGTCGCTCATCGAGCCGATCATGATCGTCTTCATGGGCACGGTGGTCGGCGGCATGGTCATCGCCATGTACCTCCCGATGTTCAAGCTCATCAATGTGGTCGCGGGCGGACACTAG
- a CDS encoding type IV pilus twitching motility protein PilT yields the protein MISLRQLLDEMIKMRASDLHISAGVPPQVRIDGAIQAMTHPPLTPQMTQQLAYSVLTEEQRKRFETTKELDLSFGVPGLSRFRANVFLQRGVTSMAIRQIPYEIHTFEALGLSKILRDLTLKQKGMILVTGPTGSGKSTTLAAMIDLINTQRAGHIITIEDPIEYVHHHKKCIVHQREINSDTTTFATALKYVLRQDPDVILIGEMRDLETIAAALTIAETGHLVLATLHTNSAYESINRIVDAFPAAQQQQILSQLAFVLEAVVTQQLIPRSRGPGRVMVAEMLLCTPAVRAVIRERKTHQIYSLMQAGTKHGMQTMNQGLFQAYVNKHISLDEALGRSSDVKELEGMLEKVGVHISSAY from the coding sequence ATGATCTCGTTACGACAGCTGCTCGACGAGATGATCAAGATGAGGGCCTCGGATCTCCATATTTCCGCGGGAGTTCCGCCCCAGGTCCGCATCGACGGCGCGATCCAGGCGATGACGCATCCGCCCCTCACGCCCCAGATGACGCAGCAGCTCGCCTACAGCGTCCTCACCGAGGAGCAGCGCAAGCGCTTCGAGACCACGAAGGAGCTCGATCTGTCCTTCGGGGTCCCGGGGCTCAGCCGCTTCCGCGCCAACGTGTTCCTGCAGCGCGGCGTGACCTCGATGGCGATCCGGCAGATCCCGTACGAGATCCACACGTTCGAGGCGCTCGGCCTCTCGAAGATCCTCCGGGACCTGACCCTGAAGCAGAAGGGCATGATCCTGGTCACCGGACCCACGGGAAGCGGCAAGTCCACGACCCTGGCCGCGATGATCGACCTGATCAATACCCAGCGCGCCGGCCACATCATCACGATCGAGGACCCGATCGAATACGTGCATCACCACAAGAAGTGCATCGTGCACCAGCGCGAGATCAACTCCGACACGACCACCTTCGCCACCGCGCTCAAGTACGTGCTCCGGCAGGATCCGGACGTGATCCTCATCGGTGAGATGCGGGATCTCGAGACGATCGCCGCGGCGCTCACCATCGCGGAGACGGGACACCTGGTGCTCGCGACGCTCCATACCAATTCGGCCTACGAGTCGATCAACCGCATCGTGGACGCGTTCCCGGCGGCGCAGCAGCAGCAGATCCTCTCGCAGCTCGCGTTCGTGCTCGAGGCCGTCGTGACCCAGCAGCTCATCCCCCGGTCCCGCGGTCCGGGTCGCGTCATGGTGGCCGAGATGCTCCTCTGCACCCCGGCGGTGCGCGCGGTGATCCGCGAGCGGAAGACGCACCAGATCTACAGCCTCATGCAGGCCGGCACCAAGCACGGCATGCAGACGATGAACCAGGGGCTGTTCCAGGCCTACGTGAACAAGCACATCTCGCTGGACGAGGCGCTGGGCCGGAGCTCCGACGTCAAGGAGCTCGAAGGGATGCTGGAGAAGGTCGGGGTTCACATCTCGAGCGCTTACTAA
- the pilB gene encoding type IV-A pilus assembly ATPase PilB, whose product MQPENVGLKLLEAHLITPEALQKAQLQVKTGGGNLTGALLKIGAISEEDLAKFLSELYGVPSVDLGSYTPDPSVVKLLPGDVASKFQAVPISRTGRRLTVAMANPSNIFAIDDIKFITGYEVQPVVASEAAIKKAIDKAYDSAATFESVMKGLDDEIEVIEDAIDDTPDVALLGEAEQAPVVKLVNSLISDAVRKGASDIHIEPYEKSLRVRFRIDGTLYEMMSPPFRMKAAVISRLKIMADLDIAERRVPQDGRIKLRLLGRNIDFRVSTLPTIFGEKVVMRILDKGNLNIDLNKLGFQEQALNDFTRAIAMPYGMVLVTGPTGSGKTTSLYSALSKINQPEVNIMTAEDPVEYNLDGINQVLVNEGVGLTFAAALRAFLRQDPNIVMVGEIRDIDTASIAVKAALTGHLVLSTLHTNDAPSTINRLVDMGVEPFLVASSTNLIMAQRLIRRVCNGCKSEVKLHAEVLRELGISDQDAAQVAFQEGKGCVDCNNTGYRGRLGVYEVMPVTPKVRDLILDRAPTSQIKNQAVADGMLTLRMDGLTKLKNGITTAEEVLKETAADRG is encoded by the coding sequence GTGCAGCCGGAGAACGTCGGCCTCAAGCTGCTGGAAGCACATCTCATCACGCCCGAGGCGCTCCAGAAGGCCCAGCTGCAGGTCAAGACCGGCGGCGGGAACCTGACCGGCGCGCTCCTCAAGATCGGCGCCATCTCCGAAGAAGACCTCGCCAAGTTCCTCTCCGAGCTCTACGGAGTACCCTCGGTCGACCTCGGCAGCTACACCCCCGACCCTTCGGTCGTGAAGCTCCTTCCCGGCGACGTCGCGAGCAAGTTCCAGGCGGTTCCGATCTCCCGCACCGGGCGCCGTCTGACCGTCGCGATGGCGAACCCGTCCAACATCTTCGCGATCGACGACATCAAGTTCATCACCGGCTACGAGGTGCAGCCGGTCGTGGCCTCCGAGGCGGCGATCAAGAAGGCGATCGACAAGGCGTACGACTCGGCGGCGACGTTCGAGAGCGTGATGAAGGGCCTCGACGACGAGATCGAGGTGATCGAGGACGCGATCGACGACACGCCCGACGTGGCGCTCCTCGGGGAGGCGGAGCAGGCGCCCGTCGTGAAGCTCGTGAACTCGCTCATCTCGGACGCGGTCCGGAAGGGCGCGAGCGACATCCACATCGAGCCCTACGAGAAGTCGCTCCGGGTCCGGTTCCGCATCGACGGGACGCTCTACGAGATGATGTCGCCTCCGTTCCGCATGAAGGCGGCCGTCATCTCGCGCCTCAAGATCATGGCGGACCTCGACATCGCCGAGCGGCGCGTCCCGCAGGACGGCCGCATCAAGCTCCGTCTCCTCGGCCGGAACATCGACTTCCGCGTTTCGACCCTCCCGACGATCTTCGGCGAGAAGGTCGTGATGCGAATCTTGGACAAGGGCAACCTCAACATCGACCTGAACAAGCTCGGCTTCCAGGAGCAGGCCCTGAACGACTTCACCCGCGCCATCGCGATGCCGTACGGGATGGTGCTCGTCACGGGCCCGACCGGGAGCGGGAAGACGACGAGCCTCTACTCGGCCCTCTCGAAGATCAACCAGCCCGAGGTCAACATCATGACCGCCGAGGACCCGGTCGAGTACAACCTGGACGGAATCAACCAGGTGCTCGTGAACGAGGGCGTGGGGCTCACGTTCGCCGCGGCCCTGCGCGCCTTCCTGCGCCAGGACCCCAACATCGTGATGGTCGGAGAGATCCGGGACATCGACACGGCCTCGATCGCCGTGAAGGCGGCGCTCACCGGACATCTCGTGCTCTCCACGCTCCACACCAACGACGCCCCGAGCACGATCAACCGCCTGGTGGACATGGGAGTGGAGCCGTTCCTGGTCGCGTCCTCCACGAACCTGATCATGGCCCAGCGGCTCATCCGCCGCGTCTGCAACGGGTGCAAATCCGAGGTGAAGCTCCACGCCGAGGTGCTCCGCGAGCTCGGGATCTCCGACCAGGATGCGGCGCAGGTCGCGTTCCAGGAGGGAAAAGGCTGCGTGGACTGCAACAACACCGGGTACCGCGGGCGGCTCGGGGTCTACGAGGTGATGCCGGTCACGCCGAAGGTCCGGGATCTGATCCTGGACCGGGCTCCGACCAGCCAGATCAAGAACCAGGCGGTGGCGGACGGGATGCTGACGCTCCGCATGGACGGCCTAACCAAGTTAAAGAACGGCATTACGACCGCCGAAGAAGTCCTGAAGGAAACGGCGGCAGACCGGGGTTAG
- a CDS encoding helix-hairpin-helix domain-containing protein — protein sequence MRAALAFVLVSLLVGSGVRDWRRSHEVRFADLVRELETGERSRESRAAADPGSRDAGAIAKDRAGVSGAPREETAASSSSRRASEPALRPHGIDLNRASAAELERLPGIGPSLAAKIVAERDRNGPFGGADALLRVPGIGPRKLERIRPYLAKPRAPADSGSPIAN from the coding sequence ATGCGCGCGGCGCTCGCCTTCGTGCTCGTCTCCCTTCTCGTCGGGTCCGGCGTTCGGGATTGGAGACGCTCCCACGAGGTCCGGTTCGCGGATCTGGTGCGCGAGCTGGAGACGGGGGAGCGGTCTCGAGAGAGCCGGGCCGCCGCGGATCCCGGATCCCGCGACGCCGGAGCGATCGCGAAGGACCGAGCGGGCGTCTCCGGCGCGCCGCGCGAGGAGACCGCGGCTTCGTCGTCCTCGCGTCGGGCCTCCGAGCCCGCGCTCCGGCCGCATGGGATCGACCTGAACCGCGCCTCCGCCGCGGAGCTCGAGAGGCTGCCGGGAATCGGTCCGTCGCTCGCCGCCAAGATCGTGGCCGAGCGTGACCGGAACGGTCCCTTCGGCGGAGCGGACGCGCTCCTCCGGGTCCCCGGGATCGGCCCGCGCAAGCTGGAGCGCATCCGCCCCTACCTGGCGAAACCCCGCGCCCCGGCCGATTCCGGCTCGCCGATCGCAAACTGA
- a CDS encoding tetratricopeptide repeat protein: MDRSLAIRKRAQQLVQKGQVDAALAEFEKLFDSGEKDPYDFILVADLLAKRGAMQEAVRRYRQAMQEYGKAELFKNAIAVCKKILRISKEDLAIHRSLGELYSKEGLYGDAQIHYLEFAEGSIRRHEYDAALDVVEQVLKLSPDNDDLSEKYVGLAQRAEKPERGGRELLRRAERMEQRGQSAEAAQLRERASALAPGILNENGASASVGTGFEDPLSPSSHSAGYAAPPSVFEPSARSMAEALSPPAEIPAPPPNELRLDTGGSKFETARPFEEIAAAPPLATSRPAETGPVRHEDLAAEYLRSGQVDAASEEFWKGAELAFFRGDLSRARALLEALLKLSPLHEAALRRLVDLTVQTEDRPGEAEARYNLAEIYLGQEEWALARAEYMRVLELDSSNDRARMRVARLDAMNGEISGTPADITGTVDLDSLPSQRPSASVRVRDDQPSSVDSLVDLEEIIDEFKAGVSNTISGEDHESHYDLGMAYMEMGLYDEAIQEFQVASKGPIELKCLEMIALCYLEKNEPATAARELTRALEIPGHGPDETISIRYNLGMAFERLGNLDRALQHFEEVYLLNVDFFKVATKVRELKQRIAAGRDA; this comes from the coding sequence GTGGACCGTAGCCTCGCCATCAGGAAGCGCGCACAGCAGCTCGTGCAGAAGGGGCAAGTCGACGCGGCCCTGGCCGAGTTCGAGAAGCTCTTCGACTCGGGCGAGAAGGACCCCTACGACTTCATCCTGGTGGCGGACCTGCTCGCCAAGCGAGGCGCGATGCAGGAAGCGGTGCGCCGCTACCGCCAGGCCATGCAGGAGTACGGCAAGGCCGAGCTCTTCAAGAACGCGATCGCCGTCTGCAAGAAGATCCTCCGGATCTCGAAGGAGGATCTCGCGATCCACCGCTCCCTGGGAGAGCTCTATTCCAAGGAAGGGCTCTACGGGGACGCCCAGATCCACTACCTCGAGTTCGCCGAGGGATCGATCCGGCGCCACGAGTACGACGCCGCGCTCGACGTCGTCGAGCAGGTCCTGAAGCTCTCCCCGGACAACGACGACCTCTCGGAGAAGTACGTCGGGCTCGCGCAGCGCGCGGAGAAGCCGGAGCGCGGCGGGCGCGAGCTCCTGCGTCGCGCCGAGCGGATGGAGCAGCGGGGGCAGAGCGCGGAGGCCGCGCAGCTGCGGGAGCGCGCGTCGGCGCTCGCTCCTGGAATCCTGAACGAGAACGGCGCGTCGGCATCCGTCGGCACGGGATTCGAGGATCCGCTCTCCCCGTCGTCCCATTCGGCCGGCTACGCCGCGCCGCCGAGCGTGTTCGAGCCCTCGGCGCGGAGCATGGCCGAGGCGCTTTCCCCTCCGGCCGAGATCCCCGCACCGCCCCCGAACGAGCTCCGGCTCGACACGGGGGGCTCGAAGTTCGAGACGGCGAGGCCGTTCGAGGAGATCGCGGCGGCGCCGCCGCTCGCGACGTCCCGCCCGGCCGAGACCGGTCCCGTGCGCCACGAGGATCTCGCGGCCGAGTACCTCCGCTCCGGCCAGGTCGACGCGGCGAGCGAGGAGTTCTGGAAGGGCGCCGAGCTCGCCTTCTTCCGCGGCGACCTGAGCCGCGCCCGGGCGCTCCTCGAGGCGCTGCTCAAGCTCTCCCCGCTGCACGAGGCCGCGCTCCGGCGCCTCGTCGACCTCACGGTGCAGACCGAGGACCGGCCCGGGGAGGCGGAGGCGCGCTACAACCTCGCCGAGATCTACCTGGGACAGGAGGAGTGGGCGCTCGCGCGCGCCGAGTACATGCGCGTGCTCGAGCTGGACTCCTCGAACGATCGTGCCCGCATGCGCGTGGCGCGCCTCGACGCCATGAACGGCGAGATCTCGGGAACCCCGGCCGACATCACGGGAACGGTGGACCTCGACTCGCTCCCGAGCCAGCGCCCGTCGGCGTCCGTGCGCGTGCGCGACGACCAGCCCTCGAGCGTGGACAGCCTCGTCGATCTCGAGGAGATCATCGACGAGTTCAAGGCGGGCGTGAGCAACACGATCTCGGGAGAGGACCACGAGAGCCACTATGATCTCGGCATGGCGTACATGGAGATGGGCCTCTACGACGAGGCGATCCAGGAGTTCCAGGTCGCGTCGAAGGGCCCCATCGAGCTCAAGTGCCTGGAGATGATCGCGCTCTGCTATCTCGAGAAGAACGAGCCCGCGACCGCCGCGCGCGAGCTGACGCGCGCGCTCGAGATTCCCGGACACGGGCCGGACGAGACGATCAGTATCCGGTACAATCTCGGCATGGCCTTCGAGCGTCTCGGAAACCTGGACCGGGCTCTACAGCACTTCGAGGAGGTCTACCTCCTCAATGTGGACTTCTTCAAGGTCGCCACCAAGGTACGGGAGCTCAAGCAGCGGATCGCGGCCGGCCGGGATGCCTGA
- the hutI gene encoding imidazolonepropionase: MTLDLLVHSAAQLLTAPPGTEPLVGPELDRPWILEDAAVACADGKIVAVGTTQDVLGRYPERDAALVIDGAGLLVAPGFVDCHTHLPFAGTREMEFDARARGESYEAIAARGGGIRSSVAMLRAASEEDLADVVRDRIQDLLAEGTTTVEAKSGYGLSPEDERKQLRALRLAAEGQPITVVPTFLGAHEVPDEYRSDRAAYIEILVEEMIPAVAAESLARFCDVFCDRGVYTVDEARRILLAGAAHGLRPKLHADELADVGAAALAAEVRAVSADHLLHACDQGLEAMRRAGTIAVLLPGTAFTLGLPYARARDMIRMGLAVALATDWNPGSTMSSSMPLALTLAVTQMRLTPAEAWMAATANAACAIGEGARAGRIQPGFDADFTVFGTPDHRHVPYHYGFNHALLTVVGGRVAQDRGELGVCG; the protein is encoded by the coding sequence ATGACGCTGGATCTCCTCGTTCACTCGGCGGCGCAGCTCCTCACCGCCCCGCCCGGCACGGAGCCGCTCGTCGGTCCCGAGCTGGACCGTCCGTGGATCCTCGAAGATGCGGCGGTCGCGTGCGCGGACGGGAAGATCGTCGCGGTGGGGACGACTCAGGACGTGCTCGGGCGGTATCCCGAGCGCGACGCGGCGCTCGTGATCGACGGGGCGGGACTCCTCGTGGCACCGGGGTTCGTGGACTGCCACACGCACCTTCCGTTCGCCGGCACGCGCGAGATGGAGTTCGACGCGCGCGCGCGCGGAGAGTCCTACGAGGCGATCGCGGCCCGCGGGGGAGGGATCCGCTCGAGCGTCGCGATGCTCCGCGCGGCCTCCGAGGAGGATCTCGCGGACGTGGTCCGGGACCGGATCCAGGACCTCCTCGCCGAGGGGACGACCACGGTGGAGGCGAAGAGCGGCTACGGGCTCTCGCCGGAGGACGAGCGGAAGCAGCTCCGCGCGCTCCGGCTCGCGGCGGAAGGGCAGCCGATCACCGTCGTCCCGACGTTCCTCGGCGCGCACGAGGTGCCCGACGAGTACCGATCCGACCGCGCCGCGTACATCGAGATCCTGGTCGAGGAGATGATTCCCGCCGTGGCGGCGGAATCGCTCGCGCGGTTCTGCGATGTCTTCTGCGACCGGGGCGTCTACACGGTGGACGAGGCGCGAAGGATCCTGCTCGCCGGGGCGGCGCACGGGCTCCGGCCGAAGCTCCACGCGGACGAGCTGGCCGACGTGGGCGCGGCGGCGCTCGCGGCCGAGGTCCGTGCCGTCTCGGCCGACCATCTCCTCCATGCCTGCGACCAGGGGCTCGAGGCGATGCGGCGCGCGGGGACGATCGCGGTGCTCCTTCCGGGAACGGCGTTCACGCTCGGGCTTCCCTATGCCCGCGCCCGTGACATGATCCGGATGGGCCTCGCGGTGGCGCTCGCGACCGACTGGAATCCCGGGAGCACGATGTCCTCGTCCATGCCGCTCGCCCTCACGCTCGCCGTCACGCAGATGCGCCTGACGCCCGCGGAGGCCTGGATGGCGGCCACCGCGAATGCGGCCTGCGCGATCGGGGAGGGGGCGCGCGCTGGCCGGATCCAGCCAGGATTCGACGCCGATTTCACCGTGTTCGGCACCCCGGACCACCGGCACGTTCCGTACCACTACGGTTTCAACCACGCCCTCCTGACGGTCGTCGGAGGCCGCGTGGCGCAGGATCGCGGCGAGCTTGGTGTGTGTGGTTAA
- a CDS encoding PHP domain-containing protein, with product MAASTIDLHLHSTASDGSLAPAQVVGIAEKNGVRVMALTDHDSLEGIPEAEERARAAGIRIIPGVELSVTEEGMDVHLLAYGFDPADAGLRTAIARYRDSRHERARKILARLKGLGIRIPIEEVEEIAGGGALGRPHVAEALMVGGYVETFHEAFQRYLGHHAPAYVAKQTVALEEALEVVREAGGITALAHPATLNRDQWIAGWARRGLDGIEVWHSKHQPHDIERYRKIAGTYNLLMTGGSDFHGERTPDLSVGSVAVPESMLAPLDEALRARAGARASR from the coding sequence ATGGCCGCCTCCACGATCGACCTCCACCTCCACTCCACCGCGTCCGACGGCTCCCTGGCTCCCGCGCAGGTCGTGGGGATCGCCGAGAAGAACGGCGTCCGCGTCATGGCCCTCACGGATCACGACTCCCTGGAAGGAATTCCCGAGGCCGAGGAACGCGCGCGCGCGGCGGGGATCCGGATCATCCCCGGCGTCGAGCTCTCCGTCACCGAGGAGGGGATGGACGTGCACCTCCTCGCGTACGGATTCGACCCGGCGGACGCCGGGCTCCGGACCGCGATCGCGCGCTACCGCGACTCGCGGCACGAGCGTGCCCGCAAGATCCTCGCCAGGCTGAAGGGCCTCGGGATCCGCATCCCGATCGAGGAGGTCGAGGAAATCGCCGGAGGCGGCGCCCTGGGACGGCCGCACGTGGCGGAGGCGCTCATGGTGGGCGGCTACGTGGAGACTTTTCACGAGGCGTTCCAGCGGTACCTCGGCCACCACGCGCCGGCGTACGTCGCGAAGCAGACCGTCGCGCTCGAGGAAGCCCTCGAGGTGGTGCGCGAGGCCGGCGGCATCACCGCGCTCGCCCATCCCGCGACGCTGAACCGAGATCAGTGGATCGCCGGCTGGGCCCGCCGCGGGCTCGACGGCATCGAGGTCTGGCACTCGAAGCACCAGCCCCACGACATCGAGCGCTACCGCAAGATCGCCGGGACCTACAACCTGTTGATGACCGGTGGCTCCGACTTCCACGGCGAGCGCACTCCCGATCTCAGCGTCGGCAGCGTTGCGGTTCCGGAGAGCATGCTGGCGCCGCTCGACGAGGCGCTGCGAGCCCGTGCCGGGGCGCGCGCGTCGAGATAG
- the ftcD gene encoding glutamate formimidoyltransferase has protein sequence MSDLVECVPNFSEGRNKSVVQALAAEISRDRSIRLLDQEMNADHNRCVITFVGEAEAVLEAALRGVRKATELIDMRQHRGEHPRMGATDVLPFVPVGSSSLERCVDLARRAGERIGTELGIPVYLYEAAATRPSRQNLADVRRGEFEGIAATIATDPDRAPDFGPRAVHPNAGAIAVGARLPLLAFNVNLGTRDVEVAKKIAKAIRFQSGGLRYVKALGFELTERGIVQVSMNLVNTWGTPVHRVFALIKDEAERHGVPIVGSEVVGLIVQDALLDVAEHALRLENFSREQVLENRLAMKLGASEQTLPEVLDSVASAEPTPGGGSVSALAGALAGALGSMVARLTIGKKRYAEHEDRMRELERDTEALRRDLLDLVQEDARAFQAVIAARRLSQRTPEEIATREAAMREAARGAALVPLRTAETCVQVLERLVPVATYGNENAASDAGVAAWLARAGVEGAVWNVTINLPELPEGEREDLARRARASSDRAEDLHRACLEQVRRRLHSDTDVGMTAGER, from the coding sequence ATGAGCGACCTCGTCGAGTGTGTTCCCAACTTCAGCGAAGGCCGAAATAAATCTGTAGTTCAGGCCCTGGCTGCCGAAATTTCGCGTGATCGGTCGATCCGTTTGCTCGATCAGGAGATGAATGCCGATCACAACCGCTGCGTGATCACGTTCGTGGGGGAGGCCGAGGCCGTTCTGGAGGCCGCCCTGCGGGGTGTTCGAAAGGCGACCGAGTTGATCGACATGCGGCAGCACCGGGGAGAGCATCCGCGAATGGGCGCGACCGACGTGCTGCCCTTCGTGCCGGTGGGCTCGTCGAGCCTCGAGCGGTGCGTGGACCTGGCCCGGAGGGCCGGCGAGCGGATCGGAACCGAGCTCGGAATCCCGGTCTACCTGTACGAGGCCGCGGCGACGCGGCCCTCGAGGCAGAACCTGGCGGACGTGCGACGAGGCGAGTTCGAAGGGATCGCCGCGACGATCGCGACCGATCCGGACCGGGCTCCCGATTTCGGGCCGCGCGCGGTGCATCCGAACGCGGGCGCGATCGCGGTCGGGGCGCGGCTGCCCCTGCTCGCGTTCAACGTGAATCTGGGGACTCGCGACGTGGAGGTGGCGAAGAAGATCGCGAAGGCGATCCGCTTCCAGTCGGGCGGGCTCCGGTACGTGAAGGCGCTCGGGTTCGAGCTGACCGAGCGGGGCATCGTTCAGGTGTCGATGAATCTGGTCAACACGTGGGGCACTCCGGTGCACCGCGTGTTCGCGCTCATCAAGGACGAGGCCGAGCGCCATGGCGTTCCGATCGTGGGAAGCGAGGTGGTGGGCCTGATCGTCCAGGACGCGCTCCTGGACGTGGCGGAGCACGCCCTGCGCCTCGAGAATTTCTCGCGGGAGCAGGTCCTCGAGAACCGTCTGGCGATGAAGCTCGGAGCCTCGGAGCAGACGCTCCCGGAAGTGCTCGACTCGGTCGCGTCGGCCGAGCCGACGCCGGGAGGCGGGTCCGTCTCCGCGCTCGCGGGCGCCCTGGCGGGCGCCCTGGGCTCCATGGTGGCGCGGCTCACCATCGGGAAGAAGCGATACGCCGAGCACGAGGATCGGATGCGCGAGCTGGAGCGCGATACGGAGGCGCTTCGCCGCGACCTGCTCGATCTGGTGCAGGAGGACGCGCGCGCGTTTCAGGCCGTGATCGCGGCGCGCCGCCTGTCGCAGCGGACGCCGGAGGAGATCGCGACGCGCGAGGCGGCCATGCGCGAGGCCGCGCGCGGCGCGGCGCTCGTCCCGCTCCGCACGGCCGAGACCTGCGTGCAGGTGCTGGAGCGCCTCGTGCCGGTCGCGACGTACGGGAACGAGAACGCGGCGAGCGACGCGGGAGTCGCCGCGTGGCTCGCGCGCGCAGGCGTGGAGGGGGCCGTGTGGAACGTGACCATCAATCTGCCCGAGCTTCCGGAAGGGGAGCGTGAGGATCTCGCGCGTCGCGCCCGGGCCTCTTCGGATCGCGCGGAGGATCTCCACCGCGCGTGCCTGGAGCAGGTCCGGCGCCGTCTCCATTCGGACACGGACGTCGGCATGACCGCAGGGGAGCGCTGA